In the Aliarcobacter cryaerophilus genome, one interval contains:
- the bamA gene encoding outer membrane protein assembly factor BamA, with amino-acid sequence MKNRITFLSLACATVLSASSIKSIEYLNVSKVSPQVLEETLGMRAGDSLDSNKLNEALIKFYSYGYFDDIVIDNDNGNIKIIFKEKPSIANVDIKGYKTRSEDTDAIKKVLKLNKGSMYSEKRVKEAKEQLLGMLSSEGFINSVVEVETEKLNDSSIKLTFNVNKGDEIIIREAKYHGASELDGSDFKKVTANKEKEFASWWFGQSDGEMKIDQLKYDARRINDLYFEKGYLDADVKEPFLDIDFASNQAKLDFFVKEGEKYTTNDIKIFLDSSIVDPEEIYSDLKLKVDRTFNIKKLRDDQEYIRTLVADKGYAYAEVKFDLKKNEAEHRVDVIFSVVPGQQVYINDVKISGNARTLDRVVRRDVYLAPGDMYNLTDLKDAKSKLKRSSFFEDVQIEEKRISEDKMDLSVKVTEAPTGSIMLGGGYGSYDKLMINGSVSDTNIFGSGLTLSLSGDLSKRSNRYEVALKNPAINDSDYNGEVEAHSTKIEYRRSHYDSDVKTKGFSVAAGKEVVRNTYVGARYGLDFIKEVYNYQSGFTAPAGQRLYTDQDYTNSSITPYINYDSTNDFYFPTAGIKAGASVEYAGVGGDSKYIKPGVNFRYFYSLEDLTELDWILRFKTQAKMLIDEGQINQGDSLYLGGPKTLRGYKSYAFPNNESGYYQDPYEKMWSNQAEISFPLVPSAKMRWGLFYDYGMIGQNSFSEIKRSGTGALLEWISPMGPLQLIFAKPIGDKPGDDTSSFEFSFGTSF; translated from the coding sequence GTGAAAAATCGAATAACTTTTTTATCTTTAGCTTGTGCTACTGTTTTGAGTGCAAGTAGCATCAAATCTATTGAATACTTAAATGTAAGTAAAGTATCGCCACAAGTTTTAGAAGAGACTTTGGGAATGAGAGCTGGTGATAGCTTAGATAGTAACAAGCTAAATGAAGCATTAATTAAATTTTATAGCTATGGTTACTTTGATGATATAGTAATAGATAATGATAATGGAAATATCAAAATTATCTTTAAAGAGAAACCTTCAATTGCAAATGTTGATATAAAAGGTTATAAAACTAGAAGTGAAGATACAGATGCTATTAAAAAAGTATTAAAGCTAAACAAAGGTTCTATGTATAGTGAAAAAAGAGTTAAAGAAGCAAAAGAACAACTTTTAGGAATGTTATCTAGTGAAGGGTTTATAAACTCTGTTGTTGAAGTTGAAACAGAGAAATTAAATGATTCTTCTATAAAACTTACTTTTAATGTAAATAAAGGTGATGAGATTATCATAAGAGAAGCAAAATATCACGGTGCTAGTGAACTAGATGGAAGTGACTTTAAAAAAGTTACTGCAAATAAAGAGAAAGAGTTTGCTTCTTGGTGGTTTGGTCAAAGTGATGGTGAAATGAAAATTGATCAACTAAAATATGATGCAAGAAGAATAAATGACCTATATTTTGAAAAAGGTTACTTAGATGCAGATGTAAAAGAGCCATTTTTAGATATAGATTTTGCTTCAAATCAAGCAAAACTTGACTTCTTTGTTAAAGAGGGTGAAAAATATACTACAAATGATATAAAAATCTTTTTGGACTCTTCAATTGTAGATCCTGAAGAGATTTATTCAGATTTAAAACTAAAAGTTGATAGAACATTTAATATTAAAAAATTAAGAGATGATCAAGAGTATATTAGAACTTTAGTTGCAGATAAAGGTTATGCCTATGCAGAAGTTAAATTTGATTTAAAGAAAAATGAAGCTGAGCATAGAGTTGATGTTATTTTTAGTGTTGTTCCAGGGCAACAAGTATATATAAATGATGTAAAAATATCTGGAAATGCAAGAACTCTTGATAGAGTTGTAAGAAGAGATGTATATTTAGCACCTGGTGATATGTATAATCTTACAGATTTAAAAGATGCAAAAAGTAAGTTAAAAAGATCTAGCTTCTTTGAAGATGTTCAAATTGAAGAGAAAAGAATAAGTGAAGATAAAATGGATTTATCTGTAAAAGTAACAGAAGCACCAACTGGAAGTATTATGCTAGGTGGGGGATATGGTTCTTATGATAAATTAATGATAAACGGATCTGTAAGTGATACAAATATATTTGGAAGTGGTCTAACTTTATCTTTAAGTGGTGATTTATCAAAAAGATCAAATAGATACGAAGTAGCTCTTAAAAATCCTGCTATAAACGATAGCGACTATAATGGTGAAGTTGAAGCTCACTCAACAAAAATTGAGTATAGAAGAAGTCACTATGATTCTGATGTAAAAACAAAAGGTTTCTCTGTTGCAGCGGGGAAAGAGGTAGTAAGAAATACTTATGTTGGAGCTAGATATGGACTTGATTTCATAAAAGAGGTTTATAATTATCAAAGTGGATTTACAGCACCAGCTGGTCAAAGATTATATACAGATCAAGACTATACAAATAGCTCTATTACACCTTACATAAACTATGATAGTACAAATGATTTTTATTTTCCAACAGCTGGTATAAAAGCTGGGGCTTCTGTTGAATATGCAGGAGTTGGTGGAGATTCAAAATATATTAAACCAGGGGTAAATTTTAGATATTTCTACTCTTTAGAAGATTTAACAGAGCTTGACTGGATTTTAAGATTTAAAACTCAAGCAAAAATGTTAATAGATGAAGGTCAAATAAATCAAGGAGACTCTTTATATCTTGGAGGTCCAAAAACTTTAAGAGGATATAAATCTTATGCATTCCCAAATAATGAATCTGGATATTATCAAGACCCTTATGAAAAAATGTGGTCAAATCAAGCAGAAATTAGTTTCCCTCTAGTTCCATCTGCAAAAATGAGATGGGGACTATTTTATGATTATGGTATGATAGGTCAAAATAGCTTTAGTGAGATAAAAAGATCAGGAACAGGAGCTTTACTAGAGTGGATTTCTCCAATGGGTCCTTTACAATTAATATTTGCTAAACCAATTGGTGATAAACCAGGGGATGACACATCAAGTTTTGAGTTCTCTTTTGGAACAAGTTTCTAA
- a CDS encoding lytic transglycosylase domain-containing protein, translated as MHKDFEKFLRTVVYDKKLKNIQKSLDNLKTERMLTTNLQFLLGINAVNNRKLESAKQFFQNSYDIALLRGDKDRAIFWLYLLSKNTIYLEELAKSFEANIYSLYAKELLNITPDNLVFKIDMKIKPSSYDIYDAFSWLEVTEDSKKNLDDAKMEKYSNLFTQKSMEPHLAFILERYNRFKNQYFITPYEDLLNNYGIYKKVLIYSIAKQESRFIPSSISFSSAMGIMQIMPFLSKDIASKLGDDYNIYDQFLPEKNIQYASFHLDSLIKQFDSNPLFIAYAYNGGAGYARSQLQKGLFKDKSEFEPFLSMEMISYNETREYGKKVLANFYIYNNYLNSENKISLSSIFQNLVWHH; from the coding sequence ATGCATAAAGATTTTGAAAAATTTTTACGAACAGTTGTTTATGATAAAAAATTAAAAAATATACAAAAATCTCTTGATAATCTAAAAACTGAAAGAATGTTAACAACAAATCTTCAATTTTTATTAGGTATCAATGCTGTAAATAATCGTAAATTAGAGAGTGCAAAGCAGTTTTTTCAAAACTCTTATGATATAGCACTTTTAAGAGGTGATAAAGATAGAGCAATCTTTTGGCTATATTTACTATCAAAAAACACTATTTATCTTGAAGAATTAGCAAAAAGTTTTGAGGCAAATATCTACTCTTTATATGCAAAAGAGCTTTTAAATATAACTCCAGATAATCTAGTTTTCAAAATTGATATGAAAATAAAACCTAGTTCTTATGATATTTATGATGCTTTTAGCTGGTTGGAAGTTACAGAAGATAGCAAAAAAAATTTAGATGATGCAAAGATGGAAAAATATTCAAATCTTTTTACTCAAAAAAGTATGGAACCACATTTAGCTTTTATTCTTGAAAGATATAATAGATTTAAAAATCAATATTTTATAACTCCTTATGAGGATTTATTAAACAATTATGGAATATATAAAAAAGTTTTAATCTACTCTATTGCAAAACAAGAAAGTAGATTTATTCCATCTTCAATCTCATTTTCAAGTGCCATGGGAATAATGCAAATTATGCCATTTTTATCAAAAGATATAGCAAGTAAGTTAGGTGATGATTACAATATTTATGATCAATTTTTACCTGAAAAAAATATACAATATGCAAGTTTTCATCTTGACTCATTAATTAAACAATTCGATAGTAATCCTCTTTTTATCGCCTATGCTTACAATGGTGGAGCTGGATATGCTAGAAGTCAATTGCAAAAAGGTTTGTTTAAAGATAAATCAGAGTTTGAACCATTTTTAAGCATGGAGATGATTTCATATAATGAAACAAGAGAGTATGGAAAAAAAGTTTTAGCTAATTTTTATATATACAACAACTATTTAAATAGTGAGAATAAAATCTCACTATCTTCTATTTTTCAAAATTTAGTGTGGCATCACTAG
- the mobB gene encoding molybdopterin-guanine dinucleotide biosynthesis protein B has translation MNKKRLVVAFSGPSNSGKTTAIVKVASILQDSDFKVCIVKHDPKDKAMFDREGKDSFKFSQTGADVAVVSPNKTTIFKKDSSTIDELISIFNDFDYLLVEGLKTLELPRISIFRNKLDDSYFEVSNALAIDDSINKKDIPKSLDVLDLNDPLEIIKWIDKNAKRV, from the coding sequence ATGAATAAAAAAAGATTAGTAGTGGCATTTTCAGGGCCATCAAATAGTGGTAAAACAACAGCTATTGTTAAAGTTGCAAGTATTTTGCAGGATAGTGATTTTAAAGTGTGCATAGTAAAGCACGACCCAAAAGATAAAGCTATGTTTGATAGAGAGGGAAAAGACTCTTTTAAGTTCTCACAAACAGGAGCAGATGTTGCAGTTGTAAGCCCTAATAAAACAACTATATTTAAAAAAGATAGTTCAACTATTGATGAATTAATATCTATTTTTAATGATTTTGATTATCTGCTAGTTGAAGGACTTAAAACTTTAGAACTTCCTAGAATCTCTATTTTTAGAAATAAGCTAGATGATAGCTATTTTGAGGTTTCAAATGCTTTGGCTATTGATGATAGTATAAATAAAAAAGATATTCCAAAAAGTCTTGATGTTTTAGATTTAAATGACCCACTTGAAATTATAAAGTGGATAGATAAAAACGCAAAAAGGGTATAG
- a CDS encoding M16 family metallopeptidase, which translates to MSATIKHINISNVDIPVIFEEQKSLPILNLQLIFKNSGYIKDNQNLGLASLSARVLNEGTKKLGSVKFSEILDDNAITIHSAVGFETLTIELSSLKEKSNLAIKSLNELLQSPNLSENSLEKVKTLAIGSLKRKENDFDDVASKGLNALLYSGTALANPASGTIESISKIELKDIEQFLKNSLTLNNLTIVAGGDISFIELENALKPLLKELKVGEKEDIQKIEFVSKKEEKEVLKQTEQAYIYFGSNFNAKAKDEENYKAKVASFILGGSGFGSRLMEEIRVKRGLAYSAYANIGINRLYSSFSGYLQTKNESTSQAINIVKSLVDDFVKSGVTQEELDAAKNFLLGSEPLRTETLAQRLNRAFMLDFKGLSLDYPKLELEKIQNLSLEDLNNYIKTHTELNNLTFFIVRK; encoded by the coding sequence ATGAGTGCAACAATAAAACATATAAATATAAGCAATGTTGATATTCCAGTGATTTTTGAAGAACAAAAATCGCTTCCAATTTTAAATTTACAACTAATTTTTAAAAATTCTGGATATATAAAAGATAATCAAAATTTAGGACTTGCTAGCTTATCAGCTAGAGTTTTAAATGAAGGAACAAAAAAATTAGGAAGTGTTAAATTTTCAGAGATTTTAGATGACAATGCTATTACTATTCATAGTGCTGTTGGTTTTGAAACTCTTACAATAGAACTTTCAAGCTTAAAAGAGAAATCAAATCTTGCAATTAAATCATTAAATGAACTTTTACAATCTCCAAATTTATCAGAAAATTCATTAGAAAAAGTAAAAACTTTGGCTATTGGTAGTTTAAAAAGAAAAGAGAACGACTTTGATGATGTAGCAAGTAAGGGTTTAAATGCTCTTCTTTATAGTGGAACTGCTTTGGCAAATCCTGCTAGTGGAACAATAGAGTCTATTTCAAAAATTGAACTAAAAGATATAGAACAATTTTTAAAAAACTCTTTAACTTTAAATAATTTAACTATTGTTGCAGGTGGAGATATTAGTTTCATTGAGCTAGAAAATGCTTTAAAACCTCTTTTGAAAGAGCTAAAAGTTGGAGAAAAAGAAGATATTCAAAAAATAGAGTTTGTATCTAAAAAAGAGGAAAAAGAAGTTTTAAAACAGACAGAACAAGCATATATCTATTTTGGTTCAAATTTTAATGCAAAAGCTAAAGATGAAGAGAATTACAAGGCAAAAGTTGCTTCATTTATTTTAGGTGGTTCTGGATTTGGATCAAGATTAATGGAAGAGATAAGAGTAAAAAGAGGTTTAGCATATAGTGCTTATGCTAATATTGGAATTAATAGGCTTTACTCAAGTTTTAGTGGATATTTACAAACAAAAAATGAGAGTACTTCTCAAGCTATTAATATTGTAAAAAGTTTAGTTGATGATTTTGTAAAAAGTGGAGTAACTCAAGAAGAGCTTGATGCTGCAAAAAATTTCCTATTAGGAAGTGAACCACTAAGAACTGAAACTTTAGCACAAAGATTAAATAGAGCATTTATGCTAGACTTTAAAGGTTTAAGTCTTGATTATCCAAAACTTGAACTAGAAAAAATACAAAATTTAAGTTTAGAAGATTTAAATAACTATATAAAAACTCATACTGAGTTAAATAATTTAACATTTTTTATTGTAAGGAAATAG
- a CDS encoding dehypoxanthine futalosine cyclase — MTKKVSLDLKKRLSKEDALDLIKNASLLDLAKMASAKKDELHKEKLTTFIVDRNINYTNVCWVDCKFCAFFRHKKDNDSYVLKFDEIDEKIEELLAIGGTQILFQGGVHPNLKIDYYEELVNHIHTKYPQITIHGFSSIEIDFIAKVSKISILEVLKRLQAKGLSSIPGAGAEILSDRVRDIIAPKKMDTQEWLEVHRLAHSIGMKTTATMMFGTVETDEEIIEHWDLIRKLQDETGGFRAFIMWSFQGENTKLMEEHPQIKPQSSNRYLRLLAVSRLYLDNFANLQSSWVTQGSYIGQMALKFGANDLGSTMMEENVVKAAGAANRMNQDEMIRLIKDIGEIPAKRDTAYNILERF, encoded by the coding sequence ATGACAAAAAAAGTATCGCTTGATTTAAAAAAAAGATTAAGTAAAGAAGATGCACTTGATTTAATAAAAAATGCATCTTTGTTAGATTTAGCGAAGATGGCAAGTGCAAAAAAAGATGAGCTTCATAAAGAAAAACTAACTACTTTTATAGTAGATAGAAATATAAACTATACAAATGTATGTTGGGTTGATTGTAAGTTTTGTGCTTTTTTTAGACACAAAAAAGATAATGATAGTTATGTTTTAAAATTTGATGAAATTGATGAAAAAATAGAAGAACTTTTAGCAATTGGTGGAACTCAAATACTTTTTCAAGGTGGAGTTCATCCAAATTTGAAAATTGATTATTATGAAGAGTTAGTAAACCACATTCATACAAAATATCCACAAATTACAATTCACGGTTTTTCATCTATTGAAATTGATTTTATAGCAAAAGTTTCAAAAATCTCAATACTAGAAGTTTTAAAAAGACTTCAAGCAAAAGGTTTAAGCTCAATTCCAGGAGCTGGAGCTGAAATTTTAAGCGATAGAGTAAGAGATATAATTGCTCCAAAAAAAATGGATACACAAGAGTGGTTAGAAGTTCATAGACTAGCACACTCTATTGGAATGAAAACAACTGCAACAATGATGTTTGGAACTGTTGAAACAGATGAAGAGATTATTGAACATTGGGATTTGATTAGAAAATTACAAGATGAGACTGGTGGATTTAGAGCATTTATTATGTGGAGTTTTCAAGGCGAAAATACAAAATTAATGGAAGAACATCCTCAAATAAAACCACAATCTTCAAATAGATATTTAAGACTCTTAGCAGTTTCAAGACTATATTTAGATAATTTTGCAAATCTTCAAAGCTCTTGGGTTACTCAAGGCTCATACATTGGGCAAATGGCTCTTAAGTTTGGAGCAAATGATTTAGGTAGCACTATGATGGAAGAGAATGTTGTAAAAGCAGCTGGTGCAGCAAATAGAATGAATCAAGATGAAATGATAAGATTAATAAAAGATATAGGCGAAATTCCTGCAAAAAGAGATACTGCTTATAATATATTAGAGAGATTCTAA
- a CDS encoding YggT family protein produces the protein MIDALFSSFLTIFFSVIFLYKWIVIISALLTWVRPDPYNPIVQMLYRLTEPVYAKMRQYIPTTFGGMDLAPLILIFALIFLETFLQKVLL, from the coding sequence ATGATAGATGCACTTTTTAGCTCATTTTTAACTATTTTTTTTAGTGTTATTTTTCTTTACAAGTGGATTGTTATTATTTCAGCACTTTTAACTTGGGTTAGACCAGATCCATACAATCCAATAGTTCAAATGCTTTATAGATTAACAGAGCCTGTTTATGCAAAAATGAGACAATATATTCCAACAACTTTTGGAGGAATGGATTTGGCTCCACTTATTTTGATTTTTGCTCTTATATTTTTAGAGACATTCTTACAAAAAGTTCTTCTATAG
- a CDS encoding prephenate dehydrogenase: MNIGIIGLGLMGGSLAKAVKRYGISKKVYGFTNSEKNRKEIEELGLVDELVDLETLKKVSDVIILSIPVDAIISMFPNFLDINEKTTIIDMGSTKEYIVKNIPPKIRKNFIAAHPMTGTEKNGPKAAIDNLYEGKTVVLCDLEDNANMHVNKAFKIFQEIGMRIVVMNSHEHDVNACYISHLPHLISFSLANTVMSHQNPKEIIALAAGGFKDMSRIAKSSPRMWGDIFKQNRENMLESIKSFEDQMNEAKKMIEDERYEDLENWMKKANSLHEIL, translated from the coding sequence TTGAACATTGGAATTATTGGTTTAGGGCTTATGGGTGGTTCTTTGGCAAAGGCTGTTAAAAGATATGGTATTTCAAAAAAGGTTTATGGATTTACAAATAGTGAAAAAAATAGAAAAGAGATAGAAGAGTTAGGACTTGTTGATGAGCTTGTTGATTTGGAAACTTTAAAAAAAGTTTCAGACGTTATTATTTTATCTATTCCTGTTGATGCTATTATTTCTATGTTTCCTAATTTTTTAGATATAAATGAGAAAACAACTATTATAGATATGGGTTCAACTAAAGAGTATATTGTAAAAAATATTCCTCCTAAAATAAGAAAAAATTTTATAGCAGCACATCCAATGACAGGAACAGAGAAAAATGGACCAAAAGCTGCAATTGATAATCTATATGAGGGGAAAACTGTAGTTTTATGTGATTTGGAAGATAATGCAAATATGCATGTTAATAAAGCTTTTAAAATTTTTCAAGAAATAGGCATGAGAATTGTGGTTATGAATAGTCATGAACACGATGTAAATGCTTGTTACATATCACATTTACCTCATTTAATATCATTTTCATTAGCAAATACTGTTATGAGTCATCAAAATCCAAAAGAGATTATTGCACTTGCTGCTGGAGGATTTAAAGATATGAGTAGAATTGCAAAATCAAGCCCAAGAATGTGGGGAGATATTTTTAAGCAAAATAGAGAAAATATGCTAGAAAGTATTAAATCTTTTGAAGATCAAATGAATGAAGCTAAGAAAATGATTGAAGATGAGAGATATGAAGATTTAGAAAATTGGATGAAAAAAGCAAATAGTTTACATGAAATATTATAA
- a CDS encoding class 1 fructose-bisphosphatase, producing MQEIIKAIEEASIKIRHLIETGDTGKSQSENSTGDTQLKLDIQSDEIIEEIFSKLSSVKAIVSEEQDSIKNINETGEYLIAYDPLDGSSLVDVNLSVGSIYGIYKNEFNAKNIIASIYVVFGPRVEMVVTTSDVKMYRLLNGEFKFIQNIKLNEKGKLNAPGSTQNCWAPFHKKLIDDIFNDGYRLRYSGGMVPDLHQILLKGGGLFSYPGTTDRPKGKLRQLFEVFPFALAFEKAGGAAVDGEKRVLEVPTTHIHDTTPCFFGSNIEINRVLEVYSKNV from the coding sequence ATGCAAGAGATAATAAAAGCAATAGAAGAAGCAAGTATAAAAATAAGACATCTAATAGAGACAGGTGATACTGGAAAATCTCAAAGCGAAAATAGTACAGGAGATACTCAACTTAAACTAGATATTCAAAGTGATGAGATAATTGAAGAGATTTTTTCAAAACTTTCAAGTGTAAAAGCAATAGTTAGTGAAGAGCAAGATAGTATAAAAAATATAAATGAAACTGGTGAATATTTAATAGCTTACGATCCACTAGATGGTTCATCTTTAGTTGATGTAAACTTAAGTGTTGGTTCAATTTATGGAATATATAAAAATGAATTCAATGCAAAAAATATAATAGCTTCTATTTATGTAGTTTTTGGCCCAAGAGTTGAGATGGTTGTAACTACAAGTGATGTTAAAATGTACAGACTTTTAAATGGAGAGTTTAAATTTATTCAAAATATTAAACTTAATGAAAAAGGTAAATTAAATGCTCCTGGTTCTACTCAAAACTGCTGGGCTCCTTTTCATAAAAAGCTAATTGATGATATTTTTAATGATGGATATAGACTAAGATACAGTGGTGGAATGGTTCCTGACTTACATCAAATTTTACTAAAAGGTGGTGGACTTTTCTCTTATCCAGGAACTACTGATAGACCAAAAGGGAAATTAAGACAACTTTTTGAAGTTTTTCCTTTTGCATTAGCTTTTGAAAAAGCTGGAGGAGCTGCTGTTGATGGAGAAAAGAGAGTTTTAGAAGTTCCTACAACTCATATTCATGATACAACTCCTTGTTTTTTTGGATCAAATATCGAAATAAACAGAGTTTTGGAAGTTTATAGTAAAAATGTCTAA
- the gltX gene encoding glutamate--tRNA ligase: protein MLRFAPSPTGDMHIGNLRVAIFNYIVSKQLNEGLIIRIEDTDKERNIEGKDKEILEILNLFSIEYKSVFYQSENLKYHQKMALQLMTQKKAFACFCSDSKLEELKEESIKKGIAFRYDGFCENLSDETVLNTNAPFTVRLKKPNHNIKFTDLLKGDFEYAPFDVDSFIILRQDKTPTYNYACSVDDMLMDISMVIRGEDHVSNTPKQIHIRESLGYTKEIKYVHLPIILNAQTGKKMSKRDDASSVKWLIDEGFLPSAIANYLVLMGNKTPTEIFTLEEAISWFKIENVSKSGAKFDIDKLRFINRKHIELLDDMRLSKILGFADNDIGKLAKLYLEEASTIKEIKSKLNNIFSQKSTLEGFEQESQTIKEVLKNAPYFENYDDLKDYVVQKTELKGKNLFKPLRYILTGVENGPNLTDIYPFIKNYIGEITK, encoded by the coding sequence ATGCTAAGATTTGCACCAAGCCCAACAGGAGATATGCATATAGGGAATTTGCGAGTTGCAATTTTTAACTATATTGTATCAAAACAGTTAAATGAAGGGCTTATTATAAGAATTGAAGATACTGATAAAGAGAGAAATATTGAAGGAAAAGATAAAGAGATTTTAGAGATTTTAAATCTATTTTCAATAGAGTATAAATCTGTTTTTTATCAAAGTGAAAATCTAAAGTATCATCAAAAAATGGCTCTTCAACTTATGACTCAAAAGAAGGCTTTTGCTTGTTTTTGTAGTGATAGCAAACTTGAAGAGTTAAAAGAAGAGTCTATAAAAAAAGGTATCGCTTTTAGATATGATGGATTTTGTGAGAATTTAAGTGATGAAACTGTTTTAAATACAAATGCACCTTTTACAGTAAGGCTTAAAAAACCAAATCATAATATAAAATTTACTGACCTTTTAAAAGGTGATTTTGAATATGCTCCTTTTGATGTTGATAGTTTTATTATTTTAAGACAAGATAAAACTCCTACATATAACTATGCTTGTAGTGTTGATGATATGCTAATGGATATATCTATGGTAATCAGAGGAGAAGATCATGTTTCAAATACTCCAAAACAGATACACATTAGAGAGAGTTTAGGCTATACAAAAGAGATAAAATATGTTCATTTACCAATCATTTTAAATGCACAAACTGGTAAAAAAATGAGTAAAAGAGATGATGCAAGTAGTGTAAAGTGGCTAATTGATGAAGGATTCCTACCAAGTGCAATTGCAAACTACCTTGTGCTTATGGGAAATAAAACTCCAACAGAGATTTTTACTCTAGAAGAGGCAATTTCATGGTTTAAAATAGAAAATGTCTCAAAAAGTGGAGCAAAATTTGATATTGATAAGCTAAGATTCATAAATAGAAAACATATAGAACTATTAGACGATATGAGACTATCAAAAATTTTAGGTTTTGCAGATAATGATATTGGAAAATTAGCAAAACTATATTTAGAAGAAGCAAGTACAATAAAAGAGATAAAATCAAAACTAAATAATATTTTTTCTCAAAAATCTACTCTTGAAGGTTTTGAACAAGAGAGTCAAACTATCAAAGAAGTGTTAAAAAATGCACCATATTTTGAAAATTATGATGATTTAAAAGATTATGTTGTTCAAAAAACAGAACTTAAAGGTAAGAATCTATTTAAACCATTAAGATATATTCTAACAGGTGTTGAAAATGGACCAAATCTAACAGATATTTATCCATTTATTAAAAACTATATTGGGGAGATTACAAAATGA